The window CCTGTTGGACGCCGGGCTGCGGGTCGTCATGGTCACCGGCGACCATCCCGAGACCGCCTCGGCGATCGCGCGGGAGGTCGGCGTCCCCGGCGCGGACCGGGTGGTGACGGGCGCGCGGCTCGACCGGCTCACCGACGATGGCTATGCCGCCCAGGTCGGCGCCGCCGCGGTGTTCGCCCGCATCTCACCGGAGCAGAAGGTGCGGCTGGTCACGACCCTGCAGCGGCTGGGGAAGGTGGTGGTGATGACGGGCGACGGCACGAACGACGCCGCCGCCATCCGGGCCGCCGACATCGGCGTCGCCGTGCGCGGCCGGGGTACCGCCGCCGCGACGGGCGCCGCCGACCTGCTGCTCACCGACGCCGAGGTCACCCGCCTGGCCGACGCCGTGCTGGCGGGCCGCAGGATGTGGCGCTCGGTGACCGACGCGGTGTCGGTGCTCGTCGGCGGTAACGCCGGGGAGATCGCCTTCACGCTGCTCGGGACGGCGATCGCCGGCGAGGCGCCGCTGCGCCCGCGCCAGCTGCTGCTGGTCAACCTGCTCACCGACATGGCGCCGGCCATGGCGCTCGCCGTGCGTTCGGGGGAGGAGCACGGACGGGGCGACCACGACGCCTCCCGGCCGGTCGAGAGGCCGATGGCGGCCCGAGACGGCGACAGCACCCGGGGAACGGATGGCGGTGGGCCTGACAGCGGCGGGTCTGGCGGCCGCGGCGGCGGAGATGGGGGCGGCGGCGAGGACGGTGGTGGCCGGGACGGCGCCGGTGGGACGCGCCGATCCGGTCGCGCCGATCCGGTCGCTGCCCTGCGCCGCCTCGCTCGGGCCGCCTGGCTCGCCGGCGCGTCCCTGTCGAACGGCACCGACTTCGGGCGGGCCCCGGCGGCCGAGGCGGACGCGGTCGCCGAGCGGTGGCTGTCCGGGCCGCTGCGCCGCATGCTGCTGGTCAGGGGCGCGACGACGACCGCGGGCGCGACGGCGGCCTGGCTGGTCGGCCGGTACAGCGGCACTCCGCGGCGCGCGTCGACGATGGGGCTGCTCGCGCTGGTCACGACCCAGCTCGGCCAGACGCTGATGCTGGCCGGCTGGGATCCTTTGGTGATCACCACCGCGCTCGCGAGCCTGCTGGTTCTGGCGGTGCTGGTCCAGACGCCACTGCTGTCCCAGCTCTTCGGCTGCCGTCCGGTCGGTCCCGCGGGCTGGACGGTGGTGCTCGCGTCGGCGACCCTCGCGACATCCGCGGCCTGGCTCTACGAACGCCGCCGTCGCCGCTCGCTCGGCCCGGTCGGCTCCGTCAGCCGCGTCGGCTCTGTCAGCCGCGTCGGCTCTGTCAGCCCGGTCGGCTCTGTCAGCCCGGCTGGTCGCGACGAGCCGGTCGCGCGCCGTGGCACGCCCAGGCCCTGGCCGACGGTGGCGTCCCAGAACGGTCGGGCCACCGCGTCCCAGAACGGTCGGGTGCCCAGCCTTACGCTGGCGTTGCCCGTGTTCGGGCGCTCGCTACCCGCCGGTCGGCCGTCCGCGCCCCGGCCGGGGCTGGCGCGGCCCGCGGCGGTCGCCGCCGGTGGCGGACAGGCCGCCGGCCGTGGCGGCCCGGCGAAACCGGCTCAGCGGGTGACGGGGCCGATGTAGCTGGCGGGATAGGCGTCGCGGCGCTGGTCGGCGACGGGGCCGCCCGGCCAGTCGACGCGTATCGGGTCGCGGTCGTCGGGCGGGGTGACCAGCAGGTAGCGCGCGTCGAAGGCCGGCATCGCCGCGGCAGGCGAGCCGTCGCCCGCCGGTGGCGTGGCGGCCGCCGCGGGCACGGCGAGGTAGGTGAGGACCGCCGCGGCGCCGTCGCCCGGCGGGACGCGCAGCGACGCGGGCATGACGGTCGTGCGGCGAGCCAGGTCGTAGGTGTCGCCCTGGGCGGTGACGAGCGTCGCGCCCGGGAAGCCGTACATCGCGCAGGTTCGCGTCGTGTTGTTGACGAAGGTGATGATGAGCCCGAACTGGGTCAGCCCCGGCGCGAGCGCCGTGAGCTGGGTCGGGCTGCCGAGCCGGGGCGTAAGTCCCGCGCCGGTGCACCGCGGCGCGTCGCCCGCGGCGGTATCACCGCGGCCGGTCGGGTTGGTGAGGTCCGCTGGGTCGAGGGTGGCGAACGGCTCTCCGGTCGCCTGAGCCGCGGCCGGCGGTGTCCTGGCCCAGGCCGTCGCGGGGGGCGGTGTCGCGCCGTCGTCCGTGGCCGAGGTCGTCGGGGCCGAGCCGGCGGCCGCCAGTGGCGAGGGCGTCGGCGCGGGGGACGTCGGCGTCGGGGACGGGACGTCGAAGCCTGCGGACGGGTCCGGCTGTGAGCAGCCGGCCGTGGCGCCCAACGCCACCGCGGCCACACACGCCGCCGTCGCGGCCCTCGCGACGTGGCGCCGCGCTCGAGCACTCCGCTGGTCCATCGCTGGCTCCCGGGCGTCCCGCGCGCCCCCCGGCGGGGCGCCTGGCCTGGGAGTATTCGGCACGACCGGGCGGCATTCCGGCGGGCGCGGCACCGAGGTCCGTGTGCGTGCGCGACCGGCCGCCAACACCCGCTCTCGGCATGTCCGGGCCAGTGCGTCCGCCGATGCGGCGTTCTGCCCGCGTGCCGGACACCGGCATCAGGTCCGGGTCCGGGTCGATGGTGTGACAAGGCGACCGCGGACGGCGTGGACCGGGGCATGAGGTGGGGGAGTGGGGTCAGCCAAGGATCCGGTCGAGGCCGGCCTCGAACTGGTCGGTGAGGTCGGCGTGCAGGTGGGGCGCGGCCGCCGCCAGCGCCGGGTAGCGGGAGCGCGGCGGGTTGACGGTCGGCATCGGCGCACCGACCCGGTCCGTCGCGATGTTCTCCGCCAGATGGCGCGCCTCCACCAGCGCGTGGCCGACGACGAAGAACAGCAGCGTCTGCCAGGTCACCGCCGCTTCCGCCTCCGTCCGGCCGATGGCGCGCAGCGTGCCGAAGGCATGCTCCATCCGGTCCCACCAGGAGCCGGTGCCCGGTGGCTGGCGCAGCACCGACGGCGCGAGCGTCGGGTAGCGCAGCAGCTGGCGGCGTAGCTGGCGCAGGTTGTCCCGCAGGTCCGCCGCCGGGTCGCCGGTCGCGGGTAGCGGCTCCTCGCCGCGGACCATCAGGTCGGCGAGCGCGTCGAGCAGCTCGTTCTTGTTCTGGAAGTGGCGGTAGATCGCGGTGGGGTCGACGCCGAGCCGGGCACCGAGGGCGCGCATCGACAGCGCGTTCACCCCGCCGATGTCGACGATCTCCAGGGCGCTGTCCAGCAGCACCCGCCGTGACAGCGTGCCGCGCGGCGTCCGCCGCCCTGCCGCGCTGACCGTCACCCGGCCGCTCGGCTCACCCGCGCCCGGGTCGCCGGTTCCCGGTTCGTCTGGCCCGGAGTCGTCCGGTTCGGAGTCGTCCGGTTCGAGCACGTCGTTCGACATCGCCATCCACCTCGGTTCCGTCGGTGCGCGCCGACGCGCCGCGATCACACGTCCGATCACACGTCCGATCACACGTCCGATCACACGTCCGATCACACGTCCGATCACACGTCCGATCACACGTCCGATCACATGCACTGTAGACAACGCCGTTGACGACGTCCCGGCGGCGCGCGTGGAGGATTTTCACCAACCTCACGAAACGGGAGAAGGCGCCACGTCATCCGGCGCGGTTCGGCCGATTGACGTACATCCGGGCGACCGAGGAGGAAGCTGGAAGGTAGGCGGGGTGGAGTAGGAATGGATCCGCGCCGCCACCGTTGAA of the Pseudofrankia saprophytica genome contains:
- a CDS encoding DUF4232 domain-containing protein, translated to MAAVALGATAGCSQPDPSAGFDVPSPTPTSPAPTPSPLAAAGSAPTTSATDDGATPPPATAWARTPPAAAQATGEPFATLDPADLTNPTGRGDTAAGDAPRCTGAGLTPRLGSPTQLTALAPGLTQFGLIITFVNNTTRTCAMYGFPGATLVTAQGDTYDLARRTTVMPASLRVPPGDGAAAVLTYLAVPAAAATPPAGDGSPAAAMPAFDARYLLVTPPDDRDPIRVDWPGGPVADQRRDAYPASYIGPVTR
- a CDS encoding TetR/AcrR family transcriptional regulator, with amino-acid sequence MSNDVLEPDDSEPDDSGPDEPGTGDPGAGEPSGRVTVSAAGRRTPRGTLSRRVLLDSALEIVDIGGVNALSMRALGARLGVDPTAIYRHFQNKNELLDALADLMVRGEEPLPATGDPAADLRDNLRQLRRQLLRYPTLAPSVLRQPPGTGSWWDRMEHAFGTLRAIGRTEAEAAVTWQTLLFFVVGHALVEARHLAENIATDRVGAPMPTVNPPRSRYPALAAAAPHLHADLTDQFEAGLDRILG
- a CDS encoding HAD-IC family P-type ATPase gives rise to the protein NGQVTGAAARAVGGRVVAAGTGARRYLTAVVADLTDPLVPVLLVGAAASAVLGSTTDALLVSSVSLANAAMSGAQRAHAEGVLARLIDRNVLMARVVTGGDEAETRRADTLRPGDVIELSAQDVVPADARLLRADALEVDEATLTGESLPVTKGIEPTPAAEVGDRDCMVYEGTTVLAGTARAVVVATGEATLAGRAGVVAEAHTAGPVGVQARLGELTRLALPATGLSGLAVAALGSVRGSSARSALSSGVALAVAAVPEGLPLVATVAQVAAARRLAKLGVLVRSSRVVEALGRADVVCFDKTGTLTEGRLLLRAAALPDAAGRWRTVPVAAPGTGDATSGPAGTSESNATAATAGSNGLNGAAARMLAVAAAACPPREGRVPHATDRAVLEAVVGRPELARALVGERADESPFETARGYASTLLRTADGPVLALKGAPEVVLGLVELDAVRLASARAAAGRLARQGLRVLAVAESIPGSRPASAVDLSSLRLLGFVGIADSPRPSAALGVRRLLDAGLRVVMVTGDHPETASAIAREVGVPGADRVVTGARLDRLTDDGYAAQVGAAAVFARISPEQKVRLVTTLQRLGKVVVMTGDGTNDAAAIRAADIGVAVRGRGTAAATGAADLLLTDAEVTRLADAVLAGRRMWRSVTDAVSVLVGGNAGEIAFTLLGTAIAGEAPLRPRQLLLVNLLTDMAPAMALAVRSGEEHGRGDHDASRPVERPMAARDGDSTRGTDGGGPDSGGSGGRGGGDGGGGEDGGGRDGAGGTRRSGRADPVAALRRLARAAWLAGASLSNGTDFGRAPAAEADAVAERWLSGPLRRMLLVRGATTTAGATAAWLVGRYSGTPRRASTMGLLALVTTQLGQTLMLAGWDPLVITTALASLLVLAVLVQTPLLSQLFGCRPVGPAGWTVVLASATLATSAAWLYERRRRRSLGPVGSVSRVGSVSRVGSVSPVGSVSPAGRDEPVARRGTPRPWPTVASQNGRATASQNGRVPSLTLALPVFGRSLPAGRPSAPRPGLARPAAVAAGGGQAAGRGGPAKPAQRVTGPM